The following coding sequences are from one Methanosarcina sp. WWM596 window:
- the hdrB gene encoding CoB--CoM heterodisulfide reductase subunit B — MEKLSLFLGCIVPNRYPGIEKATKLCLQKLEVDVVDLPGASCCPAPGVFKSFDKATWLALASRNIVLSEKMERDVLTVCNGCYGSLADANLELKKDPEIKACTNTCLKEIGMEFKGTAEVRHIIEFLYKEFGPEKLRSFITIPLDLRVALHYGCHLIKPSKDRNLGETEAPVFFDELVEATGAKSVDYTDKMMCCGAGGGVRSGHAAESLEMLEHKLACIRDAKVDCIVNACPFCHLQFDKGQLAVNEKFGTDYSIPVLHYSQLLGLALGFSPDELGIEQNAVQNIEFLAKIYEISAGLR; from the coding sequence ATGGAAAAACTATCGCTATTTCTTGGCTGTATCGTACCCAACCGCTACCCGGGAATTGAGAAAGCAACAAAACTCTGCCTGCAGAAACTTGAAGTTGATGTAGTCGACTTGCCAGGAGCCTCCTGCTGTCCTGCCCCGGGAGTCTTCAAGTCTTTTGATAAAGCAACCTGGCTTGCCCTTGCCAGCCGAAACATCGTCCTCTCGGAAAAAATGGAGAGGGATGTCCTGACCGTTTGCAACGGCTGCTACGGGTCCCTGGCAGACGCTAATCTGGAACTTAAAAAAGACCCTGAAATAAAAGCCTGTACAAACACCTGCCTCAAAGAAATAGGCATGGAGTTTAAGGGAACCGCAGAGGTAAGGCACATAATTGAGTTTCTATACAAGGAATTCGGACCTGAAAAACTCAGGAGTTTCATCACGATCCCTCTTGACCTGAGAGTAGCTCTCCATTACGGATGCCACCTGATCAAGCCCTCAAAGGACAGAAACCTTGGAGAAACGGAAGCTCCGGTATTCTTTGATGAGCTGGTTGAAGCCACAGGCGCAAAAAGTGTGGATTATACCGACAAAATGATGTGCTGCGGAGCAGGAGGAGGAGTCCGTTCAGGGCACGCTGCCGAATCCCTGGAAATGCTTGAACATAAGCTTGCATGCATTCGGGATGCAAAAGTTGACTGTATTGTCAATGCATGTCCTTTCTGCCACCTTCAGTTTGACAAGGGACAGCTTGCAGTCAATGAGAAGTTCGGCACTGACTACTCTATCCCCGTTCTCCATTACTCACAGCTCCTTGGTCTTGCTCTCGGCTTTTCTCCGGATGAGCTGGGGATAGAACAGAATGCAGTCCAGAACATTGAATTTCTTGCAAAAATCTATGAAATCAGTGCCGGTTTAAGGTAA
- a CDS encoding Xaa-Pro peptidase family protein: MIKKVPLTELKNRMNCFRKQMNISNPQWETVVIFSKINIYYFTGTMQDGMLIIPKNGEATLWVRRSYERALDESLFPNIEPMKSFRDAAEDASKLPDTVYLETEVVPLALYQRFQKYFPFKYVKSVDSQIAAVRAVKSEYELSLTRESGRIHQHVLEDLVPEMLREGMSEADLSIDIYSALIEKGHHGVSRFGMFDTEMILGNVCFGDSSIYPCYFNGPGGKRGLCPAVPLLGSRDRKLRKGDLVFVDVGCGVDGYHTDKTTTYMFGSSLPQYAVDLHNKCVDIQNEAATMLKPGIAPSEIYTTIINGLDIEFLKNFMGFGNRKVKFLGHAVGLLIDETPVIAAGFDEPLQEGMVFALEPKKGIENVGMVGIENTFVVTSEGGECITGDNPGLIPVY; this comes from the coding sequence ATGATTAAAAAAGTGCCTTTGACCGAATTGAAAAACCGTATGAACTGCTTTAGAAAACAGATGAATATCTCAAACCCCCAATGGGAGACTGTCGTAATCTTCAGTAAAATAAACATCTACTACTTTACCGGTACGATGCAGGACGGAATGTTGATTATTCCGAAGAACGGAGAAGCAACACTCTGGGTCCGCCGCAGTTATGAAAGGGCTTTAGACGAATCATTATTCCCGAATATAGAACCCATGAAAAGCTTCCGTGATGCTGCAGAGGATGCGAGCAAGCTGCCTGACACGGTGTATCTGGAAACCGAAGTAGTTCCTCTGGCTTTATACCAGAGATTTCAAAAGTATTTCCCATTTAAATATGTTAAATCCGTTGATTCCCAGATTGCAGCTGTGAGGGCGGTAAAAAGTGAATATGAGCTGTCTCTTACAAGAGAATCCGGCAGGATTCATCAGCATGTGCTCGAAGACCTTGTGCCTGAGATGCTGAGGGAAGGGATGAGTGAAGCTGACTTGTCAATCGACATTTATTCTGCTCTTATAGAAAAAGGACATCACGGAGTCTCCCGTTTTGGCATGTTCGATACGGAAATGATCCTTGGGAATGTCTGTTTCGGAGACAGTTCCATCTATCCATGTTACTTTAACGGGCCCGGGGGGAAGCGCGGATTGTGCCCTGCAGTCCCTCTGCTCGGGAGTCGGGACCGAAAATTAAGGAAAGGCGACCTGGTCTTTGTAGATGTCGGCTGCGGGGTTGACGGCTACCATACGGATAAAACCACCACATACATGTTCGGTTCTTCTCTTCCGCAATATGCCGTCGATCTCCACAATAAGTGTGTGGATATACAGAACGAGGCTGCAACGATGTTAAAACCCGGAATCGCCCCCTCAGAAATCTATACAACAATAATTAATGGACTCGATATCGAATTCTTGAAAAACTTCATGGGTTTTGGCAACCGTAAAGTGAAATTCCTCGGGCATGCCGTCGGCCTGTTGATCGATGAAACCCCCGTAATTGCCGCCGGGTTTGATGAACCCCTGCAGGAAGGAATGGTATTCGCCCTTGAACCTAAAAAAGGAATTGAAAATGTAGGTATGGTCGGAATCGAAAACACCTTTGTAGTAACTTCTGAAGGTGGAGAATGCATTACGGGGGATAATCCAGGCTTGATTCCTGTATATTGA
- the npdG gene encoding NADPH-dependent F420 reductase, which yields MIEDRRYINFWTYVMGRHSKLEVLLKLNSEKLKIAVLGGTGNIGEGMVLRLALQNLMPEGVKNEIIIGSRALETADRAAKNALSELENCGFDTSKIIITGMDNLDAAQAAEVIILTIRFDHVLPLLEEIKEALVNKILISPVVPMVKEEGLMAYRPPEEGSAALAIKKNVPESTRVVAAFHNIPAGKLKDVVKCKAVHDALVCSDEAEAKKLVMELTRHMGCLRPLDGGPLKQASTMESLTPLLINLAKLNGLKDLGINFS from the coding sequence ATGATTGAAGACAGAAGATATATTAACTTCTGGACATATGTTATGGGAAGACATAGCAAACTGGAGGTCTTGTTGAAATTGAATTCTGAAAAGCTGAAAATAGCTGTTCTTGGAGGAACCGGCAATATAGGAGAAGGAATGGTCCTGAGGCTTGCCCTCCAAAATCTTATGCCTGAAGGTGTGAAGAATGAGATAATTATCGGGTCCAGGGCTCTGGAAACTGCAGACAGGGCTGCAAAAAACGCTTTATCGGAGCTTGAAAATTGCGGGTTTGACACATCAAAGATAATAATTACCGGCATGGATAACCTTGATGCAGCACAGGCAGCTGAAGTAATAATACTTACGATCCGTTTTGACCACGTTTTGCCTTTGCTGGAAGAGATAAAGGAGGCCCTTGTAAATAAGATCCTTATTTCACCTGTGGTTCCGATGGTAAAAGAAGAAGGCCTTATGGCATACAGGCCACCGGAAGAAGGCTCAGCTGCCCTTGCAATCAAGAAAAATGTCCCTGAATCCACCAGAGTTGTTGCAGCTTTCCACAACATCCCTGCAGGAAAGCTTAAAGATGTGGTAAAATGCAAAGCCGTACATGATGCGCTTGTATGCAGTGACGAGGCCGAAGCAAAGAAACTTGTAATGGAACTTACACGGCATATGGGATGCCTCAGACCCCTGGACGGCGGCCCTCTTAAGCAGGCAAGCACCATGGAATCCCTGACACCACTACTGATAAATCTCGCAAAACTGAATGGGCTTAAAGACCTTGGAATAAACTTTTCCTGA
- a CDS encoding S8 family serine peptidase produces MRVLYLLMLVAVFTGTFSYFNFMSCGEVGHLEAEQDTSRLLSPALLFSGMFLSDSEVVRFLPSLSKQLEGESGRICKEDAEEYLIAYVQLFPGTDVGVLDSWVRVEEWDEDSSIAAVRVNLESFEELSSLKGVHSVQPVISPVIRKVGREEKVIFSSFSEEFWKPKGVTGAGIKIGLISDGVEDISEAMASGVLPEDVHVLSSGKGREGTVMLEIVSETSPGAELYFHSAGSNKLEFNKAIDALIAEGCQIICDDVGWPDEPFFEDGIVASHIKEVIESQDILYVSAAGNDAGRHYQGMFFDNGSGWHDFSSGASTYQNIRMDVPSGEKVTVVLQWNDPWSCSVNDYDLYLYDCCSGKEIGSSEKVQSGAETPLEYLKYVNREEAAKTVGISVKKHSGEDRVLEVYIYPNSSVKVHPDNLVEEDSVFGHPAVPGVICVGAVDSKGQENQSIAPYSSRGPVSIYYPEQELRNKTDLSGPGRVRVSGSTGTGSFFMGTSASAPSVAGIGALIWSMYPEKNGSEIRGILCSSAEDLGEPGYDTIFGYGSVNDRTVHLLENISPGDSLLLEKSGVSPVETEGIFILKLSMPLEQIYSLANLPARAVVKGSS; encoded by the coding sequence ATGAGAGTATTGTACCTGTTAATGTTAGTCGCAGTCTTTACAGGTACCTTTTCTTATTTCAATTTTATGTCATGTGGGGAAGTTGGGCATCTCGAAGCTGAACAGGATACTTCCAGGTTATTATCTCCCGCTTTATTATTTTCCGGAATGTTTTTATCAGATTCAGAGGTAGTGCGCTTCCTTCCATCTCTTTCAAAACAGTTGGAAGGAGAATCAGGCCGAATCTGCAAAGAAGATGCAGAAGAATATCTGATTGCTTATGTCCAGCTTTTTCCCGGTACAGATGTAGGAGTACTGGATTCCTGGGTCAGGGTTGAAGAATGGGATGAAGACTCCAGTATTGCTGCAGTCCGCGTTAATCTGGAATCATTTGAAGAACTATCCTCTCTTAAAGGAGTACATTCCGTCCAGCCGGTCATCTCTCCTGTTATAAGAAAGGTGGGGCGGGAAGAAAAAGTAATTTTTTCCTCTTTTTCAGAAGAATTCTGGAAACCGAAGGGTGTAACAGGAGCCGGAATTAAAATAGGGTTAATTTCCGATGGGGTGGAAGACATATCTGAAGCTATGGCATCAGGAGTTCTTCCCGAGGACGTACACGTCCTTTCTTCAGGTAAAGGAAGAGAAGGGACTGTAATGCTCGAAATAGTCTCTGAGACATCTCCTGGTGCAGAACTGTACTTCCATAGTGCAGGCAGCAACAAGCTTGAGTTTAACAAAGCTATTGATGCCCTCATTGCCGAAGGCTGCCAGATTATATGCGATGACGTGGGCTGGCCTGACGAGCCGTTCTTTGAAGATGGAATTGTAGCTTCCCATATTAAAGAAGTAATCGAAAGCCAGGATATTCTCTATGTGAGCGCAGCAGGTAATGATGCAGGTCGCCATTATCAGGGTATGTTTTTTGACAATGGGTCAGGCTGGCATGATTTCAGTTCCGGGGCAAGCACTTATCAAAATATTCGTATGGATGTCCCTTCAGGTGAGAAAGTGACTGTGGTTCTCCAGTGGAACGATCCATGGAGTTGTTCCGTAAACGACTATGACCTCTACCTCTATGACTGCTGCAGCGGAAAAGAAATTGGTTCAAGTGAAAAGGTTCAGAGTGGCGCAGAAACTCCTCTTGAATATCTCAAATACGTCAACAGGGAAGAAGCTGCAAAAACAGTGGGTATATCTGTCAAAAAACATTCCGGAGAAGATAGGGTACTGGAAGTTTATATTTACCCTAACTCCTCTGTAAAAGTTCATCCTGACAATCTGGTGGAGGAGGACTCGGTCTTCGGGCACCCTGCTGTTCCGGGTGTTATCTGTGTTGGGGCTGTTGATTCAAAAGGTCAGGAAAACCAGAGTATAGCTCCCTACTCTTCCCGCGGGCCTGTAAGCATCTATTATCCGGAACAAGAACTCAGGAACAAGACTGACCTCAGCGGGCCCGGCAGAGTGAGAGTTTCCGGCTCAACAGGAACTGGCAGTTTCTTTATGGGCACAAGCGCTTCTGCTCCCTCTGTTGCAGGGATCGGCGCTCTTATCTGGAGCATGTACCCCGAAAAAAATGGCAGTGAAATTCGCGGGATCCTGTGTTCCTCAGCCGAAGATCTCGGAGAACCGGGTTACGACACTATCTTCGGGTATGGTTCAGTTAACGACCGTACAGTCCACCTTCTTGAAAATATCTCTCCCGGCGACAGTTTGTTATTGGAAAAATCCGGAGTTTCGCCTGTGGAAACAGAAGGAATCTTTATACTGAAACTCTCCATGCCTCTTGAACAGATCTACTCTCTGGCAAATTTACCTGCCAGAGCAGTTGTAAAGGGGTCCAGTTGA
- a CDS encoding GbsR/MarR family transcriptional regulator — MPDIEKKIIDIGHEIFKNYGVDNSTAQILSILNFEPNEISMEELAERTGYSLASISLKIKNIEHFWGIKRIHKPGSRKTYLLMEKNLLDAFAIQIRNGFATELDIAKTKITPLIEEYRGNVTTQEQKIKLHTYENYLLEINKFEVLIHHIYDQIDQLKNNYV; from the coding sequence ATGCCTGATATTGAAAAAAAAATAATTGACATTGGTCATGAGATCTTTAAAAACTATGGAGTTGATAATTCCACTGCACAAATTCTATCGATACTTAATTTTGAGCCCAATGAGATAAGTATGGAGGAACTGGCAGAGAGAACCGGGTATAGCCTTGCTTCTATCAGCCTTAAGATAAAAAATATAGAACATTTTTGGGGTATAAAAAGAATACATAAGCCCGGATCCCGCAAGACATACCTGCTTATGGAAAAAAACCTGCTAGATGCTTTTGCTATCCAGATAAGGAATGGTTTTGCGACTGAATTAGACATTGCAAAAACGAAAATAACTCCTCTCATAGAAGAATACAGGGGCAATGTCACTACCCAAGAACAAAAAATCAAACTCCATACATATGAAAATTATCTATTAGAAATTAATAAATTTGAAGTTTTGATTCATCATATATACGACCAAATCGATCAATTAAAAAATAATTATGTTTAA
- a CDS encoding VWA domain-containing protein, producing the protein MKSPTHEIAKTEELVNTFLSEDFPDLNSGELDKQLSKKVSNWEESTLSFLENTNPFEKHRSKLVSAKWDFRAHGGSEKSILSDLEEYKSLQPSANVLFWKEKTLAVEKKVEENKKETIIESLNSIRRNEQEAWRKEYEKQLLEWQLKEIQNRREQLLKELKEWLDPLQQMKEVFDELGIEPGLLWDSSVGKLSKQDISFLKQWAEYLKNNESVRNLCELMGRLHKEQQSHHTEVINSTVQYSVIKPDIYSNEEIIGIKLGRDLENVIPQELALLSDSDIALLFDLKYVENRLMCFSKQGDKIEIVEENILKTVSIVDDEKMGPIIICVDTSTSMSGAPENIAKALTLSLSSRAVSQKRKCYLINFSTSIKTLDLTPPKGIHDLINFLKMSFHGGTNVAPALHEGVRMMSEADYKKADLLVISDFVLYGLSSDIVSRCKKQKQEDNRFFSLSVGSFGTQRVDKDVFDQNWTYNPLSGDISEINNVVEWVTRK; encoded by the coding sequence ATGAAATCTCCAACTCATGAAATTGCTAAAACAGAGGAATTAGTCAATACTTTTCTTTCTGAAGATTTCCCTGATCTAAATAGCGGAGAACTTGATAAACAATTGAGTAAAAAAGTTAGTAATTGGGAGGAATCAACTCTCAGTTTTTTAGAAAACACAAACCCTTTTGAAAAACATCGGTCTAAATTGGTCTCTGCAAAATGGGATTTTAGGGCGCATGGTGGCTCTGAAAAGTCAATTCTAAGCGATTTAGAGGAATATAAGTCACTCCAGCCATCCGCAAATGTTCTGTTTTGGAAAGAAAAAACACTTGCTGTGGAAAAAAAGGTAGAGGAAAATAAGAAAGAGACAATTATAGAAAGCCTTAATTCGATTCGCAGGAATGAGCAAGAAGCTTGGAGAAAAGAGTATGAAAAACAATTACTTGAATGGCAACTCAAGGAAATCCAAAATCGCCGGGAACAATTGTTAAAAGAGTTAAAAGAATGGCTTGACCCTTTACAGCAAATGAAAGAGGTATTTGATGAGTTGGGTATTGAGCCTGGACTTTTGTGGGATTCAAGTGTCGGCAAATTAAGTAAGCAAGACATATCTTTTCTTAAACAATGGGCAGAGTATCTGAAAAATAATGAAAGCGTTCGTAATTTATGTGAACTAATGGGAAGATTACATAAAGAACAACAATCTCATCACACAGAGGTTATCAATTCAACCGTTCAATACTCTGTTATAAAACCAGATATATATTCCAATGAAGAGATTATTGGTATTAAGCTTGGTAGAGATTTAGAAAATGTTATACCACAGGAATTGGCTCTATTAAGTGACTCTGATATTGCATTGCTTTTTGACTTGAAATATGTTGAAAATCGACTGATGTGTTTTTCTAAACAAGGCGACAAAATAGAAATCGTTGAAGAAAATATTCTGAAAACCGTAAGCATTGTTGATGATGAAAAAATGGGGCCGATAATTATTTGTGTTGATACAAGTACATCTATGTCAGGTGCTCCAGAGAATATAGCTAAAGCATTAACTCTTAGTTTGTCATCTCGAGCGGTTTCTCAAAAGAGAAAATGTTATTTGATAAATTTCAGTACTTCAATAAAGACCCTTGATCTTACCCCACCGAAAGGCATTCATGATTTGATAAACTTTCTTAAAATGAGTTTTCATGGGGGTACCAATGTTGCACCAGCTTTACACGAGGGGGTACGGATGATGTCGGAAGCTGATTACAAAAAAGCGGATTTACTGGTTATTTCAGATTTTGTTCTCTATGGTTTATCTTCTGATATTGTTTCCCGGTGCAAAAAGCAAAAACAAGAGGATAATCGCTTTTTTTCATTGTCTGTCGGTAGTTTTGGCACTCAGCGGGTTGATAAAGATGTTTTTGATCAGAATTGGACATATAACCCTCTAAGTGGTGACATTTCAGAAATCAACAATGTAGTTGAATGGGTTACCCGGAAATGA
- a CDS encoding AAA family ATPase, which translates to MKKRVTDLIVILSDGLYEREEVVAVSLLSTLSGQSIFLYGLPGTAKSLIARRLSKVFKDSTHFEYLMQRFSTPEDVFGPVSIQELKKDNYIRKTEGYLPTADFAFLDEIWKSSPAILNTLLTIINERIYRNGGKDEKVPLKALIAASNETPPPNQGLEALYDRFVMRIIVNPMKERENFEKLLEGDAASTDVEIPDGLQFSHEEVEQLSSEIAKVTISKEVFTIINSIRVSLDEFNKDNPKIAVYVSDRRWQKIALILKTSAFLCDRTDVIPVDTLILRHCLWTLEQNREQINEIIEKCVKQFGCANNERLNSWELDHKDLEKGISDTFFYTENIYDTEKKENVLNYGGNSGYDNDSFVKWFDSTPPIKFTKGTQKAVDSRIKDTFVKACEDSLSSLTEIINDTQYNVAIQKKLNETPFVPSEKRELVLDAFNSFLKDLENHKLNAEHLLKKVQSYEISNS; encoded by the coding sequence ATGAAAAAGAGAGTTACAGATTTAATTGTTATACTTTCTGATGGACTGTACGAACGAGAAGAGGTCGTTGCAGTTTCTCTTCTTTCAACTCTTTCCGGGCAGTCAATTTTTTTATATGGATTGCCAGGCACAGCGAAAAGTCTAATTGCCCGTCGTTTATCAAAGGTGTTTAAAGATTCAACTCATTTTGAGTATTTAATGCAAAGATTTAGCACTCCTGAAGATGTTTTTGGACCTGTGAGTATTCAAGAACTAAAAAAGGATAATTACATTCGCAAAACAGAAGGCTACTTACCTACTGCTGACTTTGCTTTTCTTGATGAAATATGGAAAAGCAGTCCAGCTATTCTAAACACTCTGTTGACTATTATAAATGAGCGAATTTATCGTAATGGCGGAAAAGACGAAAAAGTCCCATTAAAAGCATTGATTGCTGCAAGTAATGAAACTCCACCGCCCAATCAAGGATTAGAAGCTCTCTATGACCGTTTTGTAATGCGAATAATAGTAAATCCTATGAAAGAACGAGAGAATTTTGAAAAACTACTTGAAGGGGATGCTGCTTCTACTGATGTTGAAATCCCGGATGGACTACAGTTTTCTCACGAGGAGGTTGAGCAACTTTCCAGTGAAATCGCTAAAGTAACTATTTCCAAAGAAGTATTTACCATCATAAATTCAATCAGAGTTTCACTTGATGAATTTAATAAAGATAATCCCAAAATTGCAGTTTATGTCTCTGATCGTAGGTGGCAGAAAATTGCACTCATTTTGAAAACATCTGCATTTTTATGTGACCGCACTGATGTAATACCCGTTGATACCCTTATATTACGACATTGTTTGTGGACACTTGAACAAAATAGAGAGCAAATTAATGAAATTATTGAAAAATGTGTGAAACAGTTTGGCTGCGCTAATAATGAGAGGTTAAATAGCTGGGAATTGGATCATAAGGATCTTGAAAAAGGTATATCTGATACATTCTTTTACACGGAAAATATTTATGACACCGAAAAAAAAGAAAATGTGCTAAATTATGGTGGGAATTCCGGTTATGACAACGATTCATTTGTCAAATGGTTTGATTCAACTCCACCCATAAAATTTACTAAGGGAACTCAAAAGGCTGTGGACTCAAGGATTAAAGATACTTTTGTTAAAGCTTGTGAAGATTCTTTGAGTTCACTTACGGAAATTATTAATGACACACAATATAATGTCGCTATTCAAAAAAAATTGAATGAAACCCCATTTGTACCTTCTGAAAAAAGAGAATTAGTTCTTGATGCATTCAATTCTTTTCTTAAAGATTTAGAAAACCACAAATTGAATGCTGAGCATTTGTTGAAAAAGGTGCAATCTTATGAAATCTCCAACTCATGA
- the hdrC gene encoding CoB--CoM heterodisulfide reductase subunit C, with amino-acid sequence MSEELLKVLKAAGLDVLSCMHCGTCTGSCPSGRHTGLNTRRIIRDARKNRATVLSDDALWLCTTCYTCQERCPRGIPITDAILELRRLAVREGFMLPEHRRVSEMVLECGHAVPLDEETKKKREDLGLEPIPETVQKYPEALAELKTLLKTCKFDELVAEK; translated from the coding sequence ATGAGTGAAGAACTACTAAAAGTGTTAAAGGCTGCAGGATTGGACGTACTTTCCTGCATGCATTGTGGCACATGCACAGGAAGCTGTCCTTCGGGACGGCATACCGGGCTCAATACCCGAAGAATAATTCGAGATGCACGCAAGAACAGAGCTACTGTTCTTTCAGATGATGCCCTGTGGCTCTGTACAACCTGCTATACATGCCAGGAGCGCTGCCCACGCGGAATACCAATTACTGATGCCATTCTTGAGCTAAGGAGGCTAGCAGTCAGGGAAGGTTTCATGCTTCCCGAACACCGTCGTGTTTCGGAAATGGTGCTTGAGTGCGGACATGCAGTCCCTCTCGATGAGGAAACAAAGAAAAAAAGGGAAGACCTTGGGCTGGAACCCATACCTGAAACCGTCCAGAAATATCCAGAAGCACTTGCAGAGCTGAAAACCCTTCTCAAAACCTGCAAATTCGACGAGCTGGTGGCTGAAAAATAA
- a CDS encoding DUF2284 domain-containing protein gives MLGKFEDLVKKASEIGLKAYFLKAGDIPVENRIALKCAYGCKGYGKRLSCPPHIISIDEFRKVIEEYSSAFLLVDECDTSGIKDVLEAWSGIRKDSFHKMFELEQEAFREGFTFAHLLRPGSCNECEVCNLEKCLKPEMRRFAPEAVGINVQKAMEGAGLVLEFCKPEKTACIGILLLE, from the coding sequence ATGCTTGGGAAATTCGAGGACCTTGTAAAAAAGGCATCAGAGATAGGGTTAAAAGCTTATTTTCTGAAGGCAGGAGACATTCCGGTTGAAAACAGGATTGCTCTTAAGTGCGCTTACGGATGCAAAGGATATGGGAAAAGGTTGAGCTGCCCTCCTCATATAATATCAATTGATGAGTTCAGAAAGGTAATAGAGGAATACAGCAGTGCATTTCTTCTTGTAGACGAATGTGATACATCAGGAATTAAGGATGTCCTGGAAGCCTGGTCAGGGATTCGAAAGGATTCTTTTCATAAAATGTTCGAGCTTGAACAGGAAGCTTTCAGGGAAGGCTTTACCTTTGCACATCTCTTGAGACCCGGCTCCTGCAACGAATGTGAGGTCTGCAACCTTGAGAAATGCTTAAAGCCGGAAATGAGGCGTTTTGCGCCTGAAGCTGTCGGAATAAATGTCCAGAAGGCAATGGAAGGAGCAGGGCTTGTACTTGAGTTCTGCAAGCCTGAAAAAACCGCATGTATCGGGATTTTACTACTTGAGTAA
- a CDS encoding multidrug efflux SMR transporter, producing the protein MEWIYLLIAGIFETGWAVGLKYSDGLTKFYPMMFTVITLILSMYLLERALRTLPVGTAYAVWTGIGIIGTTLMGIILFNESMNLSRIFFIGLIAVGIGGLKLVSA; encoded by the coding sequence ATGGAATGGATATACTTATTAATTGCAGGAATATTTGAAACTGGATGGGCAGTTGGGCTGAAATATAGTGATGGATTAACCAAGTTTTATCCAATGATGTTTACAGTAATTACTTTAATTTTGAGCATGTATTTATTGGAGAGAGCTTTGAGAACATTGCCCGTTGGAACAGCCTATGCAGTCTGGACAGGTATTGGAATCATTGGAACAACCTTAATGGGAATAATCCTTTTCAACGAATCAATGAATTTGTCCAGAATCTTTTTCATTGGACTAATTGCTGTTGGTATCGGTGGCTTAAAACTGGTATCTGCCTGA